The proteins below are encoded in one region of Elgaria multicarinata webbii isolate HBS135686 ecotype San Diego chromosome 8, rElgMul1.1.pri, whole genome shotgun sequence:
- the MELTF gene encoding melanotransferrin has translation MEDCSALQKAPARRLTRERKQACVTPALQHCRLPICFWARIEVLGGRVQGSTAGLGASEEPHCFIVRTGVEAKPARGPCHDERSVPPGAPALLSDRPTAGQMLAGRQEIGLQLPRLAFGRQAEPAFSLSLLRWCAISDLELAKCSDMSKAFSRASILPELACVNGGSAVDCISMINASLADAVAVDGGIVYQAGKEFRLKPVVAEDYGQDVGTSYYAVAVVRAHSTLTINSLKGAKSCHTGINRTAGWNVPIGFLLDSGRMAVMGCDVARAVGGYFNGSCVPGAPRSPALESLCRLCKGNETGQGKCEPSPSEEYSDYLGALRCLADGAGDVAFVKHSTVAEATDGPSRPSWALQLQPGEFQLLCRDGSRAAVTAWRTCHLARVPAHAVVARADTDGGLVFQLLNQGQQRFNGEDATFQMFDSDAYGGKNLLFKDATSQLVPIREQTYQAWLGDEYLHALRGLDCDPTRLPEFLRWCVLSTEEIRKCSAMAVAFRNQSLKPEIQCVSATGPEQCMQWIQKRAVDAVTLAGEDVYTAGKAYGLVPAAGERYADGDTTSTYYAVAVVERATANAFTIHDLQGKRSCHTGYGRTAGWKIPVGLLLRKGIIQPQGCSVLKAVSSFFSASCIPAANREDYPANLCELCVGDVSGNHKCDASFQERYYGYAGAFRCLVERRGDVAFVKHTSVFENTDGNNTESWASQLRSGDFQLLCPNGARAEVGQFAECHWGQVPSRAIMVHPDINTLAVYGLLDKAQDFFGKDNNPNGFKMFSSTDFEGKDLIFKDSTTAIVSLGGKTTFASWLGQQFMESLEGLGSSQCSGAAVMSMNTFLLLMISLGLARFYSS, from the exons ATGGAGGACTGCAGTGCGCTTCAGAAGGCCCCTGCCAGGAGGTTGACCAGAGAACGCAAGCAGGCGTGTGTGACTCCCGCCTTGCAGCATTGCCGGCTTCCCATCTGCTTCTGGGCCCGAATCGAAGTGCTG ggagggagggtccAGGGAAGCACAGCCGGACTGGGGGCCTCCGAAGAGCCACATTGCTTCATCGTGAGGACCGGAGTGGAAGCCAAACCTGCCCGCGGCCCCTGCCATGACGAGCGCAGCGTGCCTCCGGGCGCTCCTGCTCTGCTCTCAGATCG GCCCACAGCTGGGCAGATGCTGGCGGGACGGCAAGAGATTGGGCTCCAGCTTCCTCGCCTGGCTTTTGGCCGGCAAGCAGAGCCCG CCTTCAGCCTGAGCCTCCTACGCTGGTGCGCCATCTCTGACCTGGAGCTTGCCAAGTGCAGCGATATGAGCAAAGCGTTCTCCCGGGCCAGCATTCTCCCCGAGTTGGCTTGTGTGAACGGCGGCTCGGCTGTCGATTGCATCTCGATGATCAAC GCCAGCTTGGCGGATGCGGTGGCTGTAGATGGTGGCATCGTTTACCAGGCTGGGAAGGAATTCCGTCTGAAGCCAGTGGTGGCCGAAGATTATGGCCAAG ATGTTGGCACTTCCTACTACGCCGTGGCTGTTGTGAGAGCACATTCCACCTTGACCATCAACAGCTTGAAGGGGGCCAAGTCGTGTCACACAGGCATCAACAGGACGGCAGGCTGGAACGTCCCCATCGGCTTCCTACTGGACAGCGGCCGGATGGCCGTGATGGGCTGTGACGTCGCTCGAG CTGTGGGGGGCTACTTCAATGGCAGCTGCGTGCCAGGAGCTCCCAGGAGCCCCGCCCTCGAGTCCCTCTGCCGGCTCTGCAAGGGAAATGAAACCGGGCAAGGAAAATGTGAGCCGAGTCCCAGTGAAGAGTATTCTGACTACCTGGGCGCCTTAAG GTGCCTGGCGGATGGTGCGGGAGACGTGGCCTTTGTCAAGCACAGCACAGTGGCAGAAGCTACCGACG GGCCGAGTCGTCCCTCATGGGCCCTGCAGCTCCAGCCGGGGGAATTCCAGCTGCTCTGCCGAGATGGAAGCAGGGCGGCCGTCACGGCGTGGCGCACCTGTCACCTGGCCCGCGTCCCTGCTCATGCCGTGGTAGCCAGAGCGGACACTGACGGGGGCCTCGTCTTCCAGCTGCTGAACCAGGGGCAG CAAAGGTTTAATGGAGAAGACGCCACTTTCCAGATGTTTGACTCTGACGCTTATGGTGGGAAGAACCTTCTCTTCAAAGACGCCACCAGCCAGCTGGTTCCCATCCGGGAGCAGACGTACCAGGCCTGGTTGGGGGATGAATACCTACATGCTCTGCGGGGCTTGGACTGTGACCCCACCA GATTGCCAGAATTTCTGCGCTGGTGCGTCTTGTCTACAGAGGAGATCAGGAAATGCAGCGCCATGGCTGTGGCCTTCCGGAACCAATCCTTGAAGCCAGAAATCCAATGTGTTTCAGCGACAGGTCCAGAGCAATGCATGCAGTGGATCCAG AAAAGAGCCGTGGACGCCGTGACTCTGGCTGGCGAGGACGTTTACACGGCGGGGAAGGCGTATGGCTTGGTGCCCGCCGCGGGGGAGCGCTATGCAG ATGGGGACACCACGAGCACGTACTACGCAGTGGCCGTCGTGGAGCGAGCGACGGCCAACGCCTTCACCATCCACGACCTCCAAGGGAAACGGTCCTGCCACACAGGCTATGGGAGGACAGCTGGGTGGAAGATACCTGTGGGCTTGCTGTTAAGAAAGGGGATTATTCAGCCCCAGGGATGCAGCGTCCTCAAAG CGGTCAGCTCCTTTTTCTCAGCCAGCTGCATTCCTGCTGCCAATCGAGAGGACTACCCGGCCAACCTCTGTGAGCTGTGCGTCGGTGATGTCAGCGGCAATCACAAGTGTGACGCCAGCTTCCAGGAACGCTATTATGGCTACGCTGGAGCCTTCAG GTGTTTAGTCGAGAGACGTGGCGACGTGGCCTTTGTCAAACACACTTCAGTCTTTGAAAACACAGATG GGAACAACACTGAGTCCTGGGCCTCTCAGCTCCGGTCTGGCGATTTCCAGCTCTTGTGCCCAAACGGTGCCCGGGCTGAAGTGGGCCAGTTTGCTGAGTGCCACTGGGGGCAGGTGCCTTCTCGGGCCATCATGGTCCACCCAGACATCAATACGTTGGCTGTGTACGGACTTCTGGACAAAGCTCAG GATTTCTTTGGAAAGGACAACAACCCTAACGGATTTAAAATGTTCAGTTCCACGGACTTCGAAGGGAAAGATTTAATCTTCAAGGATTCCACCACTGCGATTGTGTCCCTAGGGGGAAAAACAACCTTTGCTTCTTGGCTGGGGCAGCAATTCATGGAGTCTCTGGAAGGGTTGGGATCCTCCCAGTGCTCAGGAGCAG